Below is a genomic region from Citrobacter telavivensis.
TTCGTCGAGGATCAGCATTTCCGGGCGATGGATCACCGCCACCGCCAGCGACAGTCGCTGGCGAATACCGAGCGGGAGCGACTCGGGTGACGTATCCTCAACCTCCGCCAGCATAAAACGTTCGCTCATCTCCTGAACGCGCTGAGGAATCTCCGCTTCCGGGATGTGAAACAGTCGCGCGTGGAGTTCCAGGTTCTGTCGAACCGTCAGTTCGCTGTACAGCGAAAACGCCTGCGACATGTAGCCCACCCGGCGACGGGTATCGATATCTTTCGGGTCGACCGGTTGACCAAACAGCCAGGCCTCGCCTTCACTGGCAGGTAACAGTCCGGTCAGCATCTTCATGGTGGTCGATTTACCGCAGCCGTTGGAACCGAGGAAGCCAAAGATCTCCCCACGCGGTATGCGAAAGTTGACGTGATCGACAGCGACGAAATTACCGAAGCGCATGGTCAGGTCTTTCGCCTCAATGGCGATCGCTTCCTGTTCCGCGTGATACGGCGGAATCACCACCGGCTGATACGCCTGGCGCTGCGCCTCTGGTAACAGGCCGATAAACGCCTGCTCCAGCGTCTCACTGGCGGTTTTATCGCGGAGTTCCTGCGCGCTGCCGGTTGCCAGTACCTCACCCGCGTTCATCGCCACCAGCCAGTCGAAGCGCTCGGCCTCTTCCATATACGCCGTCGCCACCAGCACGCTCATGTTGGTTTGCCGCTGGCGGATGCTGTCGATCAGATCCCAGAACTGGGCACGGGACAGGGGATCGACGCCGGTGGTCGGTTCATCCAGAATCAATAACTCCGGGTCATGGATCAACGCACAGCACAGCCCCAGCTTTTGTTTCATACCGCCCGAGAGTTTCCCCGCCGGACGATCGCGAAACGGAGCCAGGCCCGTGCTGTTCAGTAGTTCCGTAATCCGCGCTTCGCGCTCGGCTTTGTCATGCCCAAACAGGCGAGCGAAGAAATCGACGTTTTCGTATACCGACAGCGTGTGGTAAAGGTTTTTCCCCAACCCCTGCGGCATCCAGGCAATGCGCGGACAGACGTCACGGCGGTGCTTCGGATCGCGCATATCGCCGCCCAGAACCATGACGTTGCCTTGCTCAATCACCCTTGCGCCGGAGATAAGCGACAGCAGGCTTGATTTTCCCACGCCGTCGGGACCGATCAAGCCCACCATGCAGCGAGCGGGGATATCCAGCGTGATGTTATTCAGCGCCACCGTGGTCCCGTAATGCTGACTCACGCCGTCAAGGTGCACCACGGGAGGAACGGGAACCCGCGCCAGAGGGGTCATTGCGGCAACCTCACCGCCAGCGAATCAGGCCAGGGAGTCTGTTCGTTCAGCCGCACCCACGCCATACCTGGCAATCCGGTTTTGACATATTCCAGATGCTGCTGGAGTAATTCCGGAGGAATGCGCGCCTTGACGCGAAACATCAGCTTCAGACGCTCATCGCTGGTTTCGACGGTTTTCGGCGTGAACTGCGCGACGCTGGCGACGAAACTGATGGTGGCAGGAATGCGCAGATCCGGCGCGGCATCAAGCACCAGACGCGCTTCGCCGCCAATCTTCAGCAGACCCGCCTGTTCGGTAGGCAGAAAGAACGTCATGTAGACATCGCTGAGATCGACCATATTCAGCACCCGACCGCCCGCGGCCAGCACTTCACCGGGTTCTGCCACGCGGTACTGAACCCGGCCATCACGCGGAGCTTTAAGCTCGCTGTCTTCGATGTCCGCGACAATTCGTCGTTCGGTCGCCTGTGCCGCGTCGACACGGGTTTGTGCCTGAATAATGCTGGTGCGCGCGGCTTCAATTGCCGCTTTCGTCGCACTGACCTGCGCCTTTGCCGATTCCAGTGCCGCGCGCGCGCTTTCGGCGGCGGCGCGATCGTCATCCAGTTGTTGCGCCGATACCGCGCCACGCTGGGAGAGCGAGCGGGAACGGACGTGACGTTTGGAGACGGAATCCAGTTCGGCTTCGCGCTGTTTCACCACCGACTGAGCGGCGCGGGTTTCGCTCTGGCGCTGTTCGAGCAGCGCCCGCGCAGCCGCCACGGCGCTTTCGGCCTCTTTGATTTGCGCAATGGCTTCCAGCCGTTGCTCCTGCAACACGCGGGTATCCATCTTCGCCAACACCTCGCCCTGGCGAACAAACTGCCCTTCGTTCACCAGAATGGCATCAATACGCCCGGCGATTTTGGTCGCGATATCGACTTCCGTCGCCTCGATCCTACCGTTGCTGGCAGCAAAACCTTCCGGTACGCCTGCGGGCCGTAGTACCCACCACACACCGGCAGCAACCACCACCAATACGCCCAAAACCCACCACGTCAGATGACGCTTAATGTTGTCCATAATCGACCCGCCATAATCCCTGTTATCAAACAATGCGTGTCACAAAACCCCACTGAACGGGCGTTCAGCGGTATCTTCCCTCCGGGATAAGAAGGAAAAAGTGAGGGTGACCAGGCGGCGTACAGGCGTCATAACGACGCTCGCCGTGAAGGAAAGTGAATGACAGAGAGGTGCGAAAATCGGGTAGTAATGTTGTCATCATCAGCGTTCCTGGCCGTAAATGAAACACGCATACTCATAGCTAGTATCAATAAAATACTAGCATCATTATGGATGATGTCTATTCGCTTATGGTTTGTAATGATATACGAGGTGAATAATTCACGCCCCAGCCAAATCCTGCGCACATGCCCAGGCGCTGGACCACGCCCACTGGAAGTTGTACCCCCCCAGCCAGCCGGTGACGTCCATCACTTCGCCAATAAAGTAGAGACCCGGTACCTTGCGCGCTTCCATGGTCCGTGACGACAGTTCGTGGGTGTCTACCCCACCGAGCGTCACTTCCGCCGTGCGATACCCTTCGGTGCCGTTCGGCTGTACCCGCCAGTCGGTCAATGTGTCAATCAGCGTCTGCTGGTCACGAACGTTGAGCTGTTTAAGCGAGACATCAGGGATCTGACCGAGCTGTTGCAGGCACTCCACCAGACGCTTCGGCAGCAGCATCGCCAGCGTGTTCTTCAGGCTTTGATTCGGATGAGCGCTACGCTGTTCGTCAAGAACATCATTCAGGCTGACATCCGGCAGTAAATTGATGCTGACAAATTCGCCAGGCTGCCAGAAGCTGGAAATCTGTAAAACCGCCGGGCCTGAAAGGCCACGATGGGTAAACAGCAGATTTTCGCGAAAGACGGTGCCGTCCTGCGCGGTGATAACCGACGGGACGGAAACGCCAGAGAGCACCTGAAGCTGCTCCAGCAGCGGCTTGTGCAGGGTAAACGGCACCAGCCCGGCGCGGGTGGGCAGAACCTTCAGGCCAAACTGCTCGGCAATTTTATAGCCAAACGGCGTCGCGCCCAGACCCGGCATCGACAGCCCGCCGGAAGCAATCACCAGCTTTTTCGCGCCGACGGTGGCCCCGTTCAGCTCCAGCGTA
It encodes:
- a CDS encoding aminoacetone oxidase family FAD-binding enzyme; translated protein: MERFDAIIIGAGAAGMFCAAQAGQAGSRVLLIDNGKKPGRKILMSGGGRCNFTNLYVEPAAYLSQNPHFCKSALARYTQWDFIDLVGKHGIAWHEKTLGQLFCDDSAQQIVDMLVAECEKGNVTLRLRCEVLSVAQDDDGFTLELNGATVGAKKLVIASGGLSMPGLGATPFGYKIAEQFGLKVLPTRAGLVPFTLHKPLLEQLQVLSGVSVPSVITAQDGTVFRENLLFTHRGLSGPAVLQISSFWQPGEFVSINLLPDVSLNDVLDEQRSAHPNQSLKNTLAMLLPKRLVECLQQLGQIPDVSLKQLNVRDQQTLIDTLTDWRVQPNGTEGYRTAEVTLGGVDTHELSSRTMEARKVPGLYFIGEVMDVTGWLGGYNFQWAWSSAWACAQDLAGA
- a CDS encoding HlyD family efflux transporter periplasmic adaptor subunit; amino-acid sequence: MDNIKRHLTWWVLGVLVVVAAGVWWVLRPAGVPEGFAASNGRIEATEVDIATKIAGRIDAILVNEGQFVRQGEVLAKMDTRVLQEQRLEAIAQIKEAESAVAAARALLEQRQSETRAAQSVVKQREAELDSVSKRHVRSRSLSQRGAVSAQQLDDDRAAAESARAALESAKAQVSATKAAIEAARTSIIQAQTRVDAAQATERRIVADIEDSELKAPRDGRVQYRVAEPGEVLAAGGRVLNMVDLSDVYMTFFLPTEQAGLLKIGGEARLVLDAAPDLRIPATISFVASVAQFTPKTVETSDERLKLMFRVKARIPPELLQQHLEYVKTGLPGMAWVRLNEQTPWPDSLAVRLPQ